The Neobacillus sp. OS1-2 genome includes a window with the following:
- a CDS encoding oligosaccharide flippase family protein, which translates to MKLNQVKVGAILSYASILITIFISLLYTPFMLRFLGQSEYGLYSLIGSIVGYLSILDMGLGSAIVRYTARNRALGDKSAESKLNGMFLVLYSLIGLLTVVIGALIYFNLERIFGGSLKQAELHKAKIMMLLLIFNFAISFPLGVFGSIIQAYEKFIFARVITIIRSLINPCIMIPLLFFGYGSVSIVVVNTILNIVCLIINVIYCFKVLNIKVQFEKIDLGLLKEIAGYSFFIFLNVIVDKIYWSSDQFILGVISGTTVVAVYAVAMQFIFMYLNLSTSVSGLLLPRLSMMAASNATMGEFTQMMIRFGRIQYIIMAFIISGFFLFGQAFIKLWAGSEYREAFYIVMVIMVPLTIPLIQTVGLTILQAKNLHGFRSVVYLLIAVLNILISIPLAKIWGGLGSAMATATSLFLGNVIIMNIYYSRKIGLDILLFWKNIIRLSAPVIISLLCGIGINHIIVGNSIFFLGIKIILFSISYILFMSLLGINNYEKNLFYSPVKRIFKGKKVLRKDA; encoded by the coding sequence TTGAAACTTAACCAAGTTAAGGTTGGAGCAATTCTCTCCTATGCATCTATATTAATTACTATTTTTATATCACTTCTGTATACTCCTTTTATGCTAAGATTTTTAGGACAATCAGAATATGGTTTATACTCACTTATTGGTTCAATTGTTGGTTATTTAAGTATATTAGATATGGGTTTAGGGAGTGCGATTGTTCGTTATACTGCACGTAATAGAGCATTGGGAGATAAAAGTGCCGAATCAAAACTAAATGGGATGTTTTTGGTGCTTTATAGTTTAATTGGATTATTGACTGTAGTGATTGGAGCTTTAATATACTTTAATTTAGAAAGAATATTTGGTGGTAGTTTAAAGCAGGCTGAATTGCATAAAGCTAAAATAATGATGCTCCTTCTAATTTTTAATTTTGCAATATCATTTCCGTTAGGTGTTTTTGGTTCAATAATACAGGCTTATGAAAAGTTTATTTTTGCAAGGGTAATAACAATTATCCGTTCATTAATAAACCCATGTATTATGATACCACTACTATTCTTTGGATATGGTTCAGTGTCTATAGTTGTTGTTAATACGATATTAAATATTGTTTGTTTAATAATTAATGTAATTTATTGTTTTAAAGTATTAAATATTAAAGTTCAATTTGAAAAAATTGATTTAGGTTTACTAAAGGAAATTGCAGGATACTCCTTTTTTATTTTTCTCAATGTTATAGTGGATAAAATATATTGGAGTTCAGATCAGTTTATTTTGGGAGTCATATCAGGAACTACAGTTGTTGCGGTTTATGCTGTGGCTATGCAATTTATTTTTATGTATTTAAATCTATCAACCTCTGTTAGTGGTCTTCTTCTACCTAGATTATCAATGATGGCTGCTAGCAACGCAACGATGGGAGAATTTACACAAATGATGATTAGATTTGGAAGAATTCAATATATAATAATGGCATTTATTATAAGTGGATTTTTCCTGTTTGGTCAGGCTTTTATAAAATTGTGGGCGGGCTCAGAATATAGAGAGGCTTTTTATATAGTAATGGTAATAATGGTGCCACTGACAATTCCTTTAATTCAAACTGTAGGATTAACAATTTTACAGGCTAAGAATCTTCATGGATTTAGATCAGTTGTATATTTACTTATTGCAGTATTAAATATATTAATAAGTATCCCTTTAGCAAAAATCTGGGGTGGGTTAGGGAGTGCGATGGCAACGGCCACTTCCTTATTTTTAGGTAATGTTATTATTATGAATATATATTATTCTCGTAAAATAGGTCTGGATATTCTACTCTTTTGGAAAAATATAATTCGTTTGTCAGCACCAGTTATTATATCATTGCTCTGCGGCATTGGAATTAATCATATTATTGTTGGTAATAGTATTTTTTTCCTTGGTATTAAAATAATATTATTCTCTATTTCTTATATTCTCTTTATGTCTCTCCTAGGTATAAATAATTATGAAAAAAATCTTTTTTATTCTCCAGTAAAGAGAATATTCAAAGGGAAGAAGGTCCTTCGTAAAGATGCTTAA
- a CDS encoding polysaccharide pyruvyl transferase family protein: MGKVIIISFFKSNNIGDLALSNAIETIISKQGFNVKKYDFANIEPIETNNNRVFENKYSTNKDNSNRLIKLGKKIIREVLNFLFGEYTVGSFSSYIRKRTNWKNYIKDLDDVDSIIIGGGNMIMDTHYDWPSIFYRYCKLANKYNKKIHVAFVGAEPPKYKKSRILYKKAFHYSTSINVRDPISKAIVEDLTNKKVEETIDPVFYLKPSLKKGKKYESKSIGINILSRVCFKNDEEYISYTDSIIKLIKKLTLIDSYSLILFSTDTIDWPAIQELENHLLQNKIINISISLPTSLNDIYELYDEFDYIIGGRMHAMIIAQKCLLPFMGVIWQSKVKGFAMVVDSCDRLFNLTDLTDTEQIIKCVLIDLNNISKVKEKMYKKNLELERIIEEQRF, from the coding sequence ATGGGAAAAGTAATAATAATTAGTTTTTTTAAAAGTAACAATATTGGTGATTTAGCACTAAGTAATGCAATAGAGACGATAATATCTAAACAAGGTTTTAATGTTAAAAAGTATGATTTTGCCAACATAGAACCAATAGAGACCAATAATAATAGAGTTTTTGAAAATAAATATTCTACAAACAAAGATAATTCGAATAGACTAATAAAGTTGGGGAAGAAAATAATAAGAGAGGTATTAAATTTCTTATTCGGCGAATATACAGTTGGTTCTTTTAGTAGTTATATTAGGAAAAGAACCAACTGGAAAAATTATATTAAGGATTTAGACGATGTTGATTCAATAATAATTGGTGGCGGAAATATGATAATGGATACTCATTATGACTGGCCATCTATTTTTTATCGGTATTGTAAGCTCGCGAATAAATATAATAAAAAGATACACGTAGCGTTTGTTGGGGCGGAACCACCAAAATATAAAAAAAGTAGAATTTTATATAAAAAAGCATTTCATTATTCAACATCCATTAATGTTAGAGACCCTATATCGAAAGCAATAGTTGAAGATTTAACAAACAAAAAAGTAGAAGAGACTATAGATCCAGTTTTTTATTTAAAACCAAGTTTAAAAAAGGGAAAAAAATACGAAAGTAAATCAATTGGTATTAATATTCTCTCAAGAGTTTGCTTTAAGAATGATGAAGAGTATATTAGCTATACTGATTCTATTATTAAGCTAATTAAAAAATTAACTTTAATTGATTCGTATTCACTGATACTCTTCTCAACAGACACTATTGATTGGCCGGCAATACAAGAATTAGAGAATCATTTATTACAAAACAAAATAATTAATATCAGCATATCGCTACCAACTTCCCTAAATGATATATACGAATTATATGATGAATTTGATTATATTATTGGTGGTAGAATGCATGCAATGATAATTGCGCAAAAATGTCTACTACCATTTATGGGTGTAATTTGGCAATCGAAAGTAAAGGGATTTGCTATGGTTGTAGATTCCTGTGATCGATTATTTAACCTTACTGATTTAACTGATACCGAACAAATTATAAAGTGTGTTTTAATTGATTTAAATAATATTAGTAAAGTAAAAGAAAAAATGTACAAGAAAAACCTCGAGCTTGAGAGGATTATTGAAGAACAGAGATTCTAA